A region of the Dromaius novaehollandiae isolate bDroNov1 chromosome W, bDroNov1.hap1, whole genome shotgun sequence genome:
TTGATCGTTGCTACACAATTTGTGTAACATTGCAAAGACTGTGTTTAGAGGTGGATTCCTTAAAAATAAGGAGAAATATATAATCTATCTAGAAAATCTTTCTCGGCTGATTACCTTGCCTTTTTCCTCCGCCAGGCTGAAATTACCAGGTCActctgacatggataattttcgTTGTATGAACCGTGAGAAAGAGCGTCGTTCTCTCGGTCCCGTGAAGCGTGGACACCCGCCTCGGGAGCTGCGCTAACCCCGCGACCGGGAGAGTGACCCCGGCCCGGACCGCCCCGCGCCGTGGGCTGCGGCCCGtgggggagccgccgcgggcagcgcgcaccggcccggcccggccgcctctccccaccgcccgccgcggggccgccgcggggctcggccggacgccggcgccgcCTCCTGAAGCCGAGCACAAATCCGCGCGGAGAAATTGGGAAGATCGCCCGGGATCTTGGGAATCCGCCAGAGCTGATGCCCGGGGCTGGCTCCCGCTCCTCTCGGCTCGGCTTTCCCGTCCCCTGTTCCCCCGAACCGCTTCGAGGGGAAAACCCGGCTGCCTAAAGGCGCTTCAGCACCCCTGCGCCTTACTCTGCCCGGAGCGGCGGAGTATATTCAAATACATCGAGCGATATATACCGAGCGCAATTCGCGGTTTGCGGGACTGCTTTCTTTAAAAGCGACCAGTTTTTCGCTGCAGAAATATCGACCGGGGTTCCTGCCTAAGCGGGGGGAAGTCGGCGGGTGAAGGAAATGCGAAGCACTGAATTCGTGTCGTTTCTTTGGGAACCGAATTCGTGCTCGGTCTACCCGGCTGCCAAACTTTTGAGGGGATTCCCTGCCCAGTCCCATTTCCAAACCGTGATGGGGATCTGTGCCTCGTTAAGCGATTAGCAGTAGTACTTTGCAGCGCTAGGAGTGTTGTAATTTCGGAAATTAAGCGATagcctcctctgcagagcagggGGAACAATTCCAGCTGCATTCCAGGCGGTCCAGCAGGGAAGACTTCGGAGAGCCGTCCGCTGAGAAGGCAACAGGTTCGCTTTTTCTAGCCGTGATTTCTCCGGATCGAGGTCCGCCGGGAAGGAGGGCTCCCTCGcaggctgcctccctccctccaggcAGCGCGGTCCGGCACCTCGGGGCTGAGTCACAGCCCGCCCCAGCGCGGCGGCACCCGGCGAGACCCCTGCCGAAGCCGCCCATCCCTCCCGCCGGGGTCCTCTCCTCGGCCCCGACCGCCGGCTCCTCGCCTCTGAGCTGCGGCTAGGAGCGAGTCAGGGCATCTCCCCGGTACCCTCTTTACCCCTGCgaggttttcttcccttttcccgcCCCGGTTTTGTCGCCGAAAGAAACTTCCGAGTACTCCTGTGTTTGGGGGGTGAGTGTGCAAACCTGAGCTGCGAGCACGGGTTTCTCGGGGGCGACTCAACCGGTGGAAGAGCGAGTATTTTAAACAGCAGCACCAGCGGAAGCAAACGAATATATGGGCTTTAATGAGCATCGGTGTACAGCAGGGCAGACAGGGTACGGCAGCAGTCACTCACAGCCCAGCTGGGACCCATCAGCCAGAGCAGCGCTCTGGCTGCTGATTCCCGTGCTTCACACAGACCTCTGGTCTGTTGGAAGGCTGATGCAGTAAAGTGCTTTTCCcgaagaatttttaaaacatttctatgttttttccccccatccaGCAGGTTCTAGTGTTCACATTCACGTGGAAAAAACACGCCAAGCAACACAAATAAAACAGCGATATCTGTGAGTGGTGAAAGGTGATGTGGAAAGCACAGCCTACGGACCGCGGGGCTGGACGAGGTGGGGAGCTCAGACCCGCTGACGGGTTTAGAGGCCAGGTCACACTTCGGTCCCCCCTAAGGTGTTGCCCTCCAGTGTGAAACACCGAGGTGGTGTGTAAAAGCAGGAGGGGGAAGGACAGGATATGGTGAGTTCAAAGAGCCCTTCGACGTCAGCGCCGTTGTCATTTAAATCCCCACTAATTAATCGAGCTATTTAAAGCCTCCTCTTTAAACGGCGAGCATCACCTTCCTGCTGCCCCGCAGCTCGCCGCGGCCCCAGGGAACCGCTTCGGCCTCCCCCCCGCAGCAGGACCTCTAGGATGGCGGGGCAGAGGGTTCCCCAACCTCGGTGGGGGGAAAATCGGGGGAGAATTTCCCTCCCACCGAGGTTGGGGAACCCTCTGCCCCCGGcagcccgcagccccgctcccggccgggTCCCCGAGGGGGCGgcccggaggggggggggggggggggcgctcctTGCCGTCGCCTCCCGGCGCCTGCCTCCGAgccggccccggctgcggctTTTCCCGTCACCTCTCGGCCGCTCGGGGTGTTTAACGCCGACGAAAGCTCCTACCTGCGACCCGGTTCTCAGCGCGCCTGACCGTACACAGCACAAACACAGACACCAGCAGGGACGCAGCCGCGGGACCGGCGGGCGCCGTGCGGCCCGgccgctctcccggggccgcggcgcccccggctcAGGAGCGCACCAGGACGGAGggcaggcagcccttgccctcggcggcgccgcccgcgcgcggctccagcagcgccgcggcggccggggaggcggcggggcaggCGTGCGAGGCGGCGACGGCGAGGGCGGGCAGGGCCGAGGCGGCGGGCACGGCGGGCGCCGGCTTGATGGGCACCGGGACGGCGGGCATGgtctgcggcggcgcgtggcagAGCGCCTTCACGGGCACGCCGAAGGGTCCGTAGTCGGGGGGCACGGGCACGCCGGCCACCGGGTCCATCACCCCCACGTGCGGCCACACGGAGCCCACCACGCCGCCGAGCTGCCCGGGCACCGGGTAGCCCAGGTGGTGCATCACGGAGGCCAGCGGCAGCCCGCCGGCCTGCAGCACGCCCTTGTAATCTCTGCCGATGATGTTCTCGATGGCGAAGGGGTGCTTGAAGCCCGAGGGCTGCCCGCCGCCGTAGGGCGAGAACGGCGGCAGCCGCCCCACGGCCACGGCGGCGGCTGCCACGGCCGCCTCGGAgcccgccagccccggcgccttgcccggcggcggcggcggcggcggcggcggcggcggccgggggtgGAAGTAGTGCAGCAtgtgcggggcgggcgccgcgggcttgccggggccgccgcccgcacccccgccgccgccgccgccgccgccgccgccaccgggcaGGTGGTGCTCGGGCCGCAGCACCTTGAAGCGCTTGCGGCGGCGCAGGAAGCTGCCGTTTTCGAACATGTCCCCGCAGTCCGGGTGCAGCGCCCAGAAGCTGCCCTTGCCCGGCTGGTCGGGGCGGCGCGGGATCTTGATGAAGCAGTCGTTGAAGGAGAGGTTGTGGCGCAGGGAGTTCTGCCAGCGCTGCGTATGCTCCCGGTAGTAGGGGAACCGCTCCATGATGAACTTGTAGATGTCGCTCAGCGGCAGCATCTTCTCGGCCGAGTGCTGGATGGCCATGGCTGTCAGCGAGATGTAGGAGTAAGGCGGCTTCTGGTCGCTGTACGAGCTCTTCCCCGGCCTGGGCATGgcagccccgccgcagcgctgccgcggccgcaCGTCCCCGCTGCTCGGCCGCCGCCTCTACATGCTGGGCGCCGCTCGCCCGGCCCACGCGCGACCGCGACGGCCCCGCGGCGTGTCTCCGCGCGCCGCTTCCTCGGGCGGCGCCGTCCCGCGGGACGCGCCCGCCTCGCCTCCCCGCCGctcgccggcccggccgggcggcggcggcggcggcggcggcggcgcggcggggagggggctccggGCGCCCTTCGGCGTCCCCGCGCTCCTCCTGCGGGCCGGCGCgctgcccgccgcagccccgcgctctCCCGGACGGAGCTGGTGCTCGGCGGCAGCGCGCGGTGAGCCCGGCGCTCGGCGGAGACGCGCGGAGGGCAGAGCaggcggccgcgctcccgcccggtCCGGCGGCCCCCGAGAAGCGGGCGGCGAaggcggccgccgggcgccggcggagagaggcggcgagcggggcggcggccgcccgggctgTGGCGGGGCTGCGCGCTCCGGCGCCGTTTTGTAATGGTGCCCGAGCCAGAGACCCCCGCAGCTCCTGCTTCCTCGCTATCACATGACAGCGGCTCGGGGACTTAGCGACTCCTGCAGAAGGAGCAAGCAGCGGCTCCCCGGCTCCCTCTCGCTCACCCCTCCTCAGGCGGGCGAGGTGGGGCCAGGAGGCTGAGGAAACCCCCGGGAGGGCGAGAGCCGCTTTCGACACCCCGCGCGGGGCGAAGCGGCCCGAGCAGGGAGCTCCCTGCTCCCCCCTGCTCCCGCACCGCGCACAGCCCAGCGCCGAGCCCGCAAGCGCCGCCAACCTCCCGGGGCACCGGGGAGCGGCCGGCGCGGGAGAGGGCGGTGTCTCGCctcggcgcggggggagcggtgCCGAGCAGCCCCAGGAGGAGGGCGAGCGGGGCCCTTCGGGGACCGTTTTTAACAGCCGCTTAATTCCGTCGGAAAAGCCGCGCGCAGCCTAGCCCCGGACCGAGGGAAATGCACAGAAAGTCTGCGCTCTT
Encoded here:
- the LOC135324309 gene encoding forkhead box protein B2-like, with translation MPRPGKSSYSDQKPPYSYISLTAMAIQHSAEKMLPLSDIYKFIMERFPYYREHTQRWQNSLRHNLSFNDCFIKIPRRPDQPGKGSFWALHPDCGDMFENGSFLRRRKRFKVLRPEHHLPGGGGGGGGGGGGAGGGPGKPAAPAPHMLHYFHPRPPPPPPPPPPPGKAPGLAGSEAAVAAAAVAVGRLPPFSPYGGGQPSGFKHPFAIENIIGRDYKGVLQAGGLPLASVMHHLGYPVPGQLGGVVGSVWPHVGVMDPVAGVPVPPDYGPFGVPVKALCHAPPQTMPAVPVPIKPAPAVPAASALPALAVAASHACPAASPAAAALLEPRAGGAAEGKGCLPSVLVRS